From one Nonomuraea polychroma genomic stretch:
- a CDS encoding N-6 DNA methylase, protein MRDDAVVAAADIARMAGVGRPAVSNWRRRFQDFPEPVGGTSSNPLFSLAEVEVWLRDQGKLQELPEDELVWQQIRNSADDLELAVVVSNVTAALTDTPQGSRHAPARLVQAAAALAAQRGTADTVELLYRRYVETHSRRVQVVSDEVAALMSGLLGECETVLDPICGFGPLLLATTRARRVMGQERDEATARLAAARLVARGIPADIRGGDALLADAFPDVEADGVVCVPPFNERGWGYEELTNDPRWQYGLPPKGESELAWVQHCLARVRPGGQVVVLMPSAAANRRSGRRIRSQLLRTGTLQAIIGLPAGSAPQSALPPHLWLLRRPQESDAVPSHVTMAEGSLESGHPVPIIELLDDEVDLTPSRRLPKAVAVPEKDLESARAELAELSGALTGLLPRVSRQSRDLAMTTVAELVRAGAVQVEQTPMRMETESGAVPLLTAKDVVLGRGPSGLGEIRVESVVARPGDIVIPAVSRSVVARVVAEEVLLGPHLCLLRLDQEVLDPAFVAGFLRVSAARAASTLSGTYRVDVRRSQLPRLPISEQRRYGEAFRQLEAFENGVRAVAVLGGALAAQVFEALIDGKMQPQD, encoded by the coding sequence ATGCGCGACGATGCCGTTGTGGCGGCGGCCGACATCGCCCGGATGGCCGGGGTGGGCCGGCCCGCTGTCAGCAATTGGCGCCGCAGGTTTCAGGACTTTCCCGAACCGGTCGGCGGAACCTCCTCCAACCCCCTCTTCTCGCTCGCCGAAGTCGAGGTCTGGCTACGCGACCAAGGCAAGCTCCAGGAGTTGCCAGAGGACGAACTGGTCTGGCAGCAGATCCGCAACTCGGCCGACGACCTCGAGCTCGCCGTCGTGGTCAGCAACGTCACAGCCGCTCTCACCGACACGCCCCAGGGCAGCCGGCATGCTCCCGCTCGGTTGGTCCAAGCCGCCGCCGCGCTCGCGGCCCAGCGGGGGACGGCGGACACCGTCGAACTGCTTTACCGCCGATACGTGGAGACCCACTCGCGCCGCGTGCAGGTGGTCTCTGACGAGGTCGCCGCCCTCATGTCCGGTCTGCTGGGCGAGTGCGAGACGGTGCTGGACCCGATCTGCGGCTTCGGCCCGCTCCTCCTGGCCACGACGAGGGCCCGCCGGGTCATGGGCCAGGAACGAGACGAGGCCACGGCACGGCTGGCCGCGGCGCGGCTGGTCGCCCGCGGCATCCCCGCGGACATCCGTGGCGGCGACGCACTGCTGGCCGACGCCTTCCCCGACGTGGAAGCCGACGGCGTTGTGTGTGTCCCTCCTTTCAACGAACGTGGCTGGGGCTACGAGGAGCTAACCAACGACCCGCGCTGGCAGTACGGCCTGCCCCCCAAGGGCGAGTCGGAACTCGCCTGGGTGCAACACTGCCTTGCCCGGGTCAGGCCAGGTGGGCAGGTGGTTGTCCTGATGCCGTCCGCGGCCGCCAACCGCCGTTCCGGGCGGAGGATCCGATCGCAGTTGCTGAGAACGGGAACTCTGCAGGCGATCATCGGCCTTCCCGCCGGATCCGCTCCGCAGTCGGCCCTTCCGCCTCACCTGTGGCTGCTGCGCCGGCCCCAGGAATCGGATGCGGTTCCTTCGCACGTGACCATGGCGGAAGGCAGCCTGGAGTCGGGGCATCCTGTGCCGATCATCGAGCTTCTGGACGACGAGGTCGACCTGACACCGTCACGCAGGCTGCCCAAGGCGGTAGCCGTACCAGAAAAGGATCTCGAATCGGCGCGCGCTGAGCTGGCGGAGCTGTCCGGTGCCTTGACCGGCCTCCTGCCGAGGGTGAGCCGCCAGAGCCGGGACCTGGCCATGACCACGGTGGCAGAACTCGTCCGCGCCGGGGCTGTCCAGGTGGAGCAGACACCGATGCGGATGGAGACAGAATCGGGCGCGGTGCCGCTCCTCACGGCCAAGGACGTCGTACTGGGCCGAGGACCCTCCGGTCTGGGCGAGATCAGGGTGGAGTCGGTGGTCGCACGGCCCGGCGACATCGTGATCCCCGCGGTGAGCCGCTCGGTGGTCGCCAGAGTCGTGGCCGAGGAGGTGCTGCTCGGGCCACACCTGTGTCTCCTGCGGCTGGACCAGGAGGTTCTGGATCCGGCCTTCGTCGCGGGTTTCCTCCGCGTGTCGGCCGCGCGGGCCGCCAGCACGTTGTCCGGAACCTACCGCGTGGACGTGCGCCGCTCGCAGCTCCCCCGGCTGCCGATCTCCGAGCAGCGCCGCTACGGCGAGGCGTTCCGGCAGCTGGAGGCGTTCGAGAACGGCGTGCGTGCGGTGGCCGTGTTGGGCGGCGCGCTCGCGGCGCAGGTCTTCGAGGCGCTGATCGACGGCAAGATGCAACCTCAAGACTGA
- a CDS encoding response regulator, translating into MISVVLVDDQELARAGLRTILRQPYGFDVVGEAADGQAALAEVARVRPDAVVMDIRMPRMDGVEATRAMLAADPSSRILVLTTFGEDSVLAAALRAGASGFCLKDAPAEDIQRAVRAVAAGDGWLDPAVCGRVLRRYRTDPVTDPDAVRRLGELTSRELDVLKLIGRGLTNAEIARHLVVGEGTIKTHVGRIFTKLAVRDRAAAVVFAFDHGVVRPGEPPPMPAV; encoded by the coding sequence ATGATCTCGGTGGTGCTCGTCGACGACCAGGAACTCGCCAGGGCAGGACTGCGGACGATCCTGCGCCAGCCGTACGGATTCGACGTGGTCGGTGAGGCGGCCGACGGCCAGGCCGCGCTGGCGGAGGTCGCGCGCGTCCGGCCGGACGCCGTGGTCATGGATATTCGCATGCCGCGGATGGACGGCGTCGAGGCCACCCGTGCCATGCTCGCCGCGGATCCGTCGTCCCGCATCCTGGTGCTGACCACGTTCGGTGAGGACAGCGTTCTCGCGGCGGCTCTGCGGGCCGGCGCGTCCGGATTCTGTCTCAAGGACGCTCCGGCCGAGGACATCCAGCGTGCTGTCCGGGCGGTGGCGGCCGGCGACGGATGGCTGGATCCCGCCGTCTGCGGGCGGGTCCTGCGACGTTATCGGACAGATCCGGTGACCGACCCCGACGCGGTCCGGCGGCTCGGCGAGCTCACCTCTCGCGAGCTCGACGTGCTCAAGCTCATCGGCCGAGGGCTCACGAACGCGGAGATCGCCCGTCATCTCGTGGTCGGCGAGGGCACGATCAAGACCCACGTCGGCCGGATCTTCACGAAGCTGGCGGTACGCGACCGGGCCGCCGCGGTCGTCTTCGCCTTCGACCACGGCGTGGTCCGCCCCGGGGAGCCGCCGCCTATGCCTGCGGTCTGA
- the drmC gene encoding DISARM system phospholipase D-like protein DrmC, with product MNGYPRLARAAAEAVAQLGPSRLRTLAERIGAGWPRAAIPGAVPVPGFAEHATAILDARDAESVPDLVAATYLVGVADGHAQHAGTTRADVVWSGPSSHGVPVRATAQVLVDVVAEATRELLLMTYSAKPYPPLLEALAAAVRRGVTVAAVVETLQGAGSALSGSEPATAFTSVPGIELWHWPAARRTTPGSKMHAKLAVADRRILLVSSANLTQSGVSRNIEAGLLITGGTAPQRAAEHIAELRAHGVLERLR from the coding sequence GTGAACGGTTACCCGCGCCTGGCGAGGGCGGCGGCCGAGGCCGTCGCCCAGCTTGGGCCCTCCAGGCTCAGAACCCTGGCCGAGCGGATCGGTGCGGGGTGGCCGCGCGCGGCCATACCGGGCGCGGTTCCGGTTCCGGGGTTCGCCGAGCACGCGACGGCGATTCTGGACGCGCGTGACGCCGAGTCGGTTCCTGACCTGGTAGCCGCGACCTACCTCGTGGGCGTGGCCGACGGGCACGCCCAGCACGCCGGGACGACCCGTGCCGACGTAGTCTGGAGTGGGCCGAGCAGCCACGGCGTGCCGGTGCGTGCCACGGCGCAGGTCCTGGTGGACGTGGTGGCGGAGGCTACCCGCGAACTGCTGTTGATGACGTACTCGGCCAAGCCGTACCCGCCGCTCCTGGAGGCTCTCGCCGCCGCGGTGCGCCGCGGAGTCACGGTGGCGGCGGTCGTCGAGACACTGCAGGGAGCGGGTTCGGCGCTGAGCGGGTCGGAGCCCGCCACTGCCTTCACCTCTGTGCCCGGCATCGAGCTCTGGCACTGGCCTGCCGCCAGGCGAACCACGCCGGGGTCCAAGATGCACGCCAAGCTCGCCGTGGCCGACCGGCGGATTCTGCTGGTCTCCAGCGCCAACCTCACCCAGTCGGGAGTCTCGCGGAACATCGAGGCGGGGCTGCTCATCACAGGCGGGACGGCGCCCCAGCGGGCAGCCGAGCACATCGCCGAACTTCGCGCCCACGGGGTGCTGGAACGGCTCAGGTAG
- a CDS encoding crotonase/enoyl-CoA hydratase family protein, translating into MTVRVERQGRVTTVVISRSEARNAVDRKTADALVDAFRDFEDSDADVAVLWGEGGTFCAGADLKALDNHVGEEGDGPMGPTRMRLAKPVIAAVAGHAVAGGLELALWCDLRVAEEDAVFGVFCRRWGVPLIDGGTVRLPRLIGASRAMDMILTGRPVGGREAYEMGLANRLVPTGTARQHAEELAREIARFPQMCLRGDRLSVLEQHGRGEEDAMRNELRHGLVSLPDAVEGAARFAAGAGRHGDFSQVR; encoded by the coding sequence ATGACCGTACGCGTGGAGCGCCAGGGACGGGTCACCACCGTGGTGATCAGCAGGTCGGAGGCGCGCAACGCCGTCGATCGCAAGACCGCCGACGCGCTGGTGGACGCGTTCCGCGACTTCGAGGACTCCGACGCCGACGTGGCCGTGTTGTGGGGTGAGGGCGGCACGTTCTGCGCCGGGGCCGACCTCAAGGCGCTCGACAACCACGTCGGAGAGGAGGGCGACGGGCCCATGGGGCCGACCAGGATGCGCCTGGCCAAACCGGTCATCGCCGCCGTCGCCGGGCACGCCGTCGCGGGCGGGCTGGAGCTCGCGCTCTGGTGCGATCTGCGGGTGGCGGAGGAGGACGCGGTGTTCGGGGTGTTCTGCCGCCGGTGGGGCGTGCCGCTGATCGACGGCGGCACCGTACGCCTGCCCAGGCTCATCGGCGCGTCCAGGGCCATGGACATGATCCTCACGGGGCGGCCGGTCGGCGGGCGGGAGGCGTACGAGATGGGGCTGGCCAACCGGCTCGTCCCCACCGGGACGGCTCGGCAGCACGCCGAGGAGCTGGCTCGCGAGATCGCCCGCTTCCCGCAGATGTGCCTGCGTGGCGACCGGCTGTCGGTACTGGAGCAGCACGGGCGAGGCGAGGAGGACGCGATGCGGAACGAGCTGCGCCATGGCCTGGTCTCTCTGCCCGACGCCGTCGAGGGAGCGGCCCGCTTCGCCGCCGGGGCCGGCCGCCACGGCGACTTCTCTCAGGTGCGCTGA
- a CDS encoding ArnT family glycosyltransferase: MLLQTPRLQITAPSLPAFAWRTVGSIAGVVVVTLLMLSPWYGYHRDELYFRMLGQSPAWGYFDQPPLTPLLARLSTELFGDTIVGLRVVPALCAGLLILIGAAITRELGGRTGAQTLAAAGLGTGMFPLVAGHTLLTQSADFVFWTACILFVLRALLRGDGRWWMAAGAIAGAATFNKHLIVLLITGLATGLLITAGLAVKGPRAVFSDRWFWSGAFLAAVIASPNLLYQAANGWPQLTMAATLSEPLNRIMFVPMLVALLSMGAFVIAVVGWLWLRRRQETRPLAIATLVTILLGLVSGGRADYVAGSLIFAFVAGCVPTTAWMESRVARRRVVWWGLLGTSVIGIVVALPLLPLPALSFSPNEVSRESVGWPRFVAQVAGVHRALPSGTIVLTSNYGEAGALDRFAPDIPVYSGHNELGYQGPPPETAQTVVAVGLRPERLRLRFARCESAGVIDHGTGVANEEQGLPITVCSGPRSPWTTAWPGFRHAS; encoded by the coding sequence ATGCTTCTTCAAACCCCCCGTCTTCAGATCACCGCTCCTTCGCTCCCGGCCTTCGCCTGGCGGACCGTCGGTTCCATCGCGGGCGTCGTCGTGGTCACCTTGCTGATGCTGAGCCCGTGGTACGGCTACCACCGCGACGAGCTCTACTTCCGCATGCTCGGTCAGTCTCCCGCCTGGGGCTACTTCGACCAGCCCCCGCTGACCCCGCTCCTGGCGCGGCTGTCCACGGAGCTGTTCGGGGACACCATCGTCGGGCTGCGGGTCGTCCCTGCGCTGTGCGCGGGACTGCTGATCCTGATCGGTGCCGCGATCACACGGGAGCTCGGCGGTCGCACAGGCGCGCAGACCCTCGCCGCCGCCGGCCTCGGCACCGGGATGTTCCCCCTGGTCGCCGGGCACACCCTGCTGACCCAATCGGCCGACTTCGTCTTCTGGACGGCCTGCATCCTGTTCGTGCTCCGTGCCCTGCTGCGCGGTGACGGGCGATGGTGGATGGCGGCCGGCGCCATCGCGGGAGCCGCCACGTTCAACAAGCACCTCATCGTCCTTCTGATCACCGGTCTGGCCACCGGCCTGCTCATCACCGCCGGCCTGGCGGTGAAGGGGCCGCGCGCCGTCTTCAGCGACAGATGGTTCTGGTCCGGGGCGTTCCTGGCCGCCGTCATCGCCTCTCCGAACCTGCTCTACCAGGCCGCCAACGGCTGGCCTCAGCTCACCATGGCCGCCACGCTCAGCGAACCCCTGAATCGGATCATGTTCGTGCCCATGCTGGTGGCGCTGCTCAGCATGGGAGCGTTCGTGATCGCCGTCGTCGGGTGGCTCTGGCTGCGCCGGCGGCAGGAGACGCGGCCACTGGCGATCGCGACCCTGGTGACGATCCTGCTCGGCCTGGTGTCAGGAGGACGGGCGGACTATGTCGCCGGCAGCCTGATCTTCGCCTTCGTGGCCGGCTGCGTGCCCACCACCGCGTGGATGGAGAGCCGGGTCGCCCGGCGCCGGGTGGTGTGGTGGGGGCTTCTCGGCACGTCGGTCATCGGGATCGTCGTGGCGCTGCCGCTGCTCCCGCTGCCGGCGCTCAGTTTCTCGCCCAACGAGGTGTCCAGGGAGTCGGTGGGCTGGCCGCGCTTCGTCGCCCAGGTGGCCGGAGTGCACCGGGCGCTGCCGTCGGGGACGATCGTCCTCACCTCGAACTATGGCGAGGCCGGTGCACTGGACCGGTTCGCACCGGACATTCCCGTCTACAGCGGCCACAACGAGCTGGGGTACCAAGGGCCGCCGCCGGAAACGGCGCAGACGGTGGTCGCCGTGGGGTTGCGGCCCGAGCGTCTGCGGCTGCGCTTCGCGCGCTGTGAATCCGCCGGGGTCATCGATCACGGCACAGGAGTCGCGAACGAGGAGCAGGGCCTGCCCATCACAGTCTGCTCAGGACCGCGGAGTCCATGGACGACCGCCTGGCCCGGCTTCCGGCACGCGAGCTGA
- a CDS encoding serine/threonine protein kinase yields the protein MDTRTIDGRYSLDPASRRGGGMGEVWFGWDTRLDRPIAIKFIRLDRLPDGKPDKELNERFVRESRITARLEHPGVPTVYDCGTHGESLYLVMQLIDGCPVNSLVDETEIPVAWAAAIAAQVCSVLMVAHAKSLVHRDLKPGNLMLCPDGTVKVLDFGIAAATSSAATRLTRTGVVVGTPEYMAPEQAMSGSTGPQSDLYSLGVILDEMLAGENQFCGPTPLATMHNHIGREPKPLRQRRREVPEGLERLVLWLLAKTPDKRPPAAEIVYARLLDFCRELPPFTGYVDTNAPHPVRMYARVVGRIGATPQPVVEPALAVRPAPASVPDTFRPSDMALARKDADALKAESRFAQAADVLAEVVEPAARKLGPGDPNVISLRIELADALFLGGDYRRAAAEFAALVADLAERDGPDNDLVLRFRLMEANSNAAAGETTLALTQLSRLLEDEQSFGVDDDRTLELRRQIGLLKLGAGDRAGARKTLAVLLPDLKTRYGQAHPNVTKVQEILDQLNSNG from the coding sequence GTGGACACACGCACGATCGACGGTCGCTACTCGCTGGACCCGGCATCGCGTCGCGGCGGCGGGATGGGGGAGGTGTGGTTCGGCTGGGACACCCGCCTAGACCGGCCGATAGCGATCAAGTTCATCCGGCTCGATCGGCTCCCCGATGGAAAACCGGACAAGGAGCTGAACGAGCGCTTTGTTCGAGAATCCCGGATCACCGCCCGGCTTGAGCATCCGGGCGTCCCTACCGTCTACGACTGCGGCACCCACGGTGAGTCGCTCTACCTGGTCATGCAACTGATCGACGGTTGCCCGGTGAACTCACTTGTCGATGAGACGGAGATCCCCGTGGCATGGGCCGCCGCGATAGCCGCCCAGGTCTGCTCGGTGCTGATGGTGGCGCATGCCAAATCGCTGGTCCATCGTGACCTGAAACCAGGCAACCTCATGCTCTGCCCTGATGGCACGGTGAAGGTGCTCGACTTCGGGATCGCCGCCGCCACCTCCTCGGCGGCGACCAGGCTCACGCGGACCGGCGTCGTGGTCGGCACCCCCGAGTACATGGCGCCCGAGCAGGCGATGTCAGGGTCGACAGGCCCGCAGAGCGACCTCTACTCCCTCGGGGTGATCCTCGACGAGATGCTCGCCGGGGAGAACCAGTTCTGCGGCCCCACGCCCTTGGCGACCATGCACAACCACATCGGCCGCGAGCCGAAACCGTTGCGTCAGCGTCGCCGCGAAGTGCCCGAGGGTCTGGAGCGGCTCGTCCTGTGGCTGCTGGCCAAGACGCCGGACAAACGCCCGCCTGCGGCTGAGATCGTCTACGCGCGCCTCCTCGATTTCTGCCGTGAGCTGCCGCCGTTCACGGGCTACGTCGACACGAACGCCCCTCATCCGGTCCGGATGTACGCGCGGGTGGTCGGCAGGATCGGAGCGACGCCGCAGCCTGTCGTCGAGCCCGCACTCGCCGTACGGCCCGCGCCCGCGTCGGTTCCGGACACCTTCCGACCCAGCGACATGGCTCTGGCCCGGAAGGACGCGGACGCGCTGAAGGCCGAATCGCGCTTCGCCCAGGCAGCCGACGTCCTCGCCGAGGTTGTGGAACCCGCCGCCCGCAAGCTCGGCCCCGGCGATCCAAATGTGATCTCGCTGAGGATCGAGCTGGCCGATGCCCTGTTCCTCGGAGGAGACTATCGCCGCGCGGCAGCGGAGTTCGCGGCTCTCGTCGCCGATCTCGCCGAGCGAGACGGGCCTGACAACGATCTCGTCCTGCGCTTCCGGCTGATGGAGGCCAACAGCAACGCCGCCGCCGGGGAGACCACGCTCGCCCTGACGCAGCTGAGCCGTTTGTTGGAAGACGAGCAGAGTTTCGGCGTGGACGACGACAGGACGCTGGAACTGCGCCGCCAGATCGGCTTGCTGAAGCTGGGCGCCGGAGACCGCGCGGGAGCCAGGAAAACCCTTGCCGTGCTGCTGCCCGACCTGAAGACCCGATACGGGCAGGCGCATCCCAACGTGACCAAGGTCCAGGAGATTCTGGACCAGCTAAACAGTAACGGCTGA
- a CDS encoding polyprenol monophosphomannose synthase, protein MNTVLVITPTYNERDNLPGIVGRIRAAAPAAHILVVDDNSPDGTGLIADRLASELDSVHVLHRERKEGLGAAYLAGFRWGLARGFDLLVEIDADGSHPPERLPALLRAAEHADLVIGSRWVPGGRVANWPRRRELLSRLANRYARLALGLPVADATGGFRVYRAAALEKILLGGVESRGYCFQVDLTLRAVRHGFTVAEVPITFVDRTAGASKMSVGVLFEALWRVTVWAIGH, encoded by the coding sequence ATGAACACCGTCTTGGTCATCACGCCGACCTACAACGAACGGGACAACCTCCCCGGCATCGTGGGCAGGATCCGCGCAGCCGCACCGGCGGCCCATATCCTCGTCGTCGACGACAACAGCCCTGACGGGACGGGCCTGATCGCAGACAGGCTCGCTTCCGAACTCGACAGCGTGCACGTCCTGCATCGGGAACGCAAGGAAGGGCTGGGCGCCGCGTACCTGGCGGGCTTCCGCTGGGGACTCGCCCGAGGGTTCGACCTGCTCGTGGAGATCGACGCGGACGGCTCGCATCCGCCTGAGCGGCTCCCCGCCTTGCTGCGCGCGGCGGAGCACGCCGACCTCGTCATCGGCTCGCGCTGGGTGCCCGGCGGCCGCGTGGCGAACTGGCCGCGGAGACGGGAGCTGCTGTCCCGGCTGGCGAACCGTTATGCACGGCTCGCGCTCGGCCTTCCCGTCGCCGACGCCACGGGCGGGTTCCGCGTCTACCGGGCCGCCGCACTCGAGAAGATCCTTCTCGGCGGTGTGGAGTCGCGGGGTTACTGCTTCCAGGTCGATCTCACGCTGCGAGCCGTACGTCACGGCTTCACGGTGGCGGAGGTGCCGATCACCTTCGTCGACCGTACAGCCGGCGCGAGCAAGATGAGCGTTGGTGTCCTCTTCGAGGCGCTCTGGCGGGTGACCGTATGGGCCATTGGTCATTGA
- the ligD gene encoding non-homologous end-joining DNA ligase produces the protein MPDIEVAGREVRITSPDKVVFPEAGHTKLDLIRYYETVGEAALRGVHGRPMVLKRFVHGIEQEAFFQKRAPAKRPDWIEVAELKYRSGLSAEEVVCTDLAQLLWVVNLGCVDLNPHPVRSDDLAKPDELRIDLDPVPGVEWADVLKTAQVAREVLADHGLVAWPKTSGSRGFHVYARIERRWPFAKVRKAAETVAREVERRAPDLATSRWWKEERHGVFVDFNQNAYDRTVASAYSVRAVQDARVSTPLTWDEVPGCRPELFTIDTVPRRLAEIGDPWEDMDLHAGSLDGLLALAEELGPAPKPPKGSGRRQQTMPVIEIARAEHKDEAMAGFERWKARHPEVAAKLEPADVLVDGMRGRSSVWYRIRVNLQHVPEGERPPQEQLEVDYDPWGGASGPP, from the coding sequence ATGCCTGACATCGAGGTCGCCGGGCGCGAGGTCCGCATCACCAGCCCCGACAAGGTGGTCTTCCCTGAGGCCGGGCACACCAAGCTCGACCTGATCCGCTACTACGAGACGGTGGGGGAGGCGGCGCTGCGCGGCGTGCACGGGCGGCCGATGGTGCTCAAGCGGTTCGTGCACGGGATCGAGCAGGAGGCGTTCTTCCAGAAGCGCGCCCCGGCCAAGCGGCCCGACTGGATCGAGGTGGCCGAGCTCAAATACCGGTCGGGGCTCAGCGCCGAGGAGGTCGTCTGCACCGACCTGGCGCAGCTGCTGTGGGTGGTCAACCTGGGGTGCGTGGACCTCAATCCGCATCCGGTGCGCTCCGACGACCTCGCCAAGCCCGACGAGTTGCGGATCGATCTCGACCCGGTGCCCGGCGTCGAGTGGGCGGACGTGCTGAAGACCGCTCAGGTCGCGCGGGAGGTGCTGGCCGATCACGGGCTGGTGGCCTGGCCCAAGACCTCCGGGTCGCGCGGTTTCCACGTGTACGCGCGGATCGAGCGGCGCTGGCCGTTCGCGAAGGTGCGCAAAGCGGCCGAGACGGTGGCGCGGGAGGTCGAGCGGCGGGCCCCCGACCTGGCCACGAGCCGGTGGTGGAAGGAAGAACGGCACGGCGTGTTCGTGGACTTCAACCAAAACGCCTACGACCGGACCGTCGCGTCCGCCTATTCGGTGCGCGCCGTGCAGGACGCCCGCGTGTCCACACCGCTGACCTGGGACGAGGTGCCCGGATGCCGGCCGGAGCTCTTCACCATCGACACCGTGCCCCGGCGCCTGGCCGAGATCGGCGACCCGTGGGAGGACATGGACCTGCACGCCGGCTCCCTGGACGGGCTGCTGGCGCTCGCCGAGGAGCTCGGGCCGGCGCCCAAACCGCCCAAGGGCAGCGGGCGCAGGCAGCAGACGATGCCCGTCATCGAGATCGCCAGGGCCGAGCACAAGGACGAGGCGATGGCGGGGTTCGAGCGGTGGAAGGCCCGGCATCCCGAGGTGGCGGCCAAGCTGGAGCCCGCCGACGTGCTGGTGGACGGCATGCGGGGGCGCAGCAGCGTGTGGTATCGCATCCGGGTCAACCTGCAGCACGTGCCGGAGGGGGAGCGGCCGCCGCAGGAGCAGCTGGAGGTCGACTACGACCCGTGGGGCGGCGCCTCCGGCCCGCCCTGA
- a CDS encoding sensor histidine kinase: MVVTPRWLLPAGLGLLMLLVGLSWVQTIMRGCDCAWPFAGGGILVVLCLVIVRAGPGRPAEVAALLAPVAIAALTDLAVNSVGWFILVLYIAFVALTLRLWPGIVIWLASLSVVVAAAFTSPDPGWPNWLAAVTLVFWSGWAARYRIEVGERLHRAESAATAAAALAERQRLAADLHDIVAHTLAVTVLHLGGVRLALEHDPKEAAAGIAEAERLARQSMAELRKVVSVLAEEGSDPAVVAPQPTAPRLPELFEEYRTAGLEFDASVDGELSAVGPTSGMVLYRLVQEALANASRHAPRCPVEVRVRISEEGAVRATVSNPLPDRPPRHNGGMGLRAMADRVRMVGGHVTAGPEDDRWVVRTELPA; this comes from the coding sequence GTGGTGGTGACTCCCCGCTGGCTGTTACCGGCCGGTCTCGGGCTGCTGATGCTGCTGGTCGGGTTGTCGTGGGTGCAAACGATCATGCGTGGCTGCGACTGCGCCTGGCCGTTCGCCGGAGGGGGCATCCTTGTCGTTCTCTGTCTCGTCATCGTGCGTGCGGGGCCGGGCCGTCCCGCCGAGGTGGCCGCTCTGCTGGCTCCCGTGGCCATAGCGGCGCTCACGGATCTCGCGGTCAACAGCGTCGGCTGGTTCATTCTGGTGCTCTACATCGCGTTCGTCGCGCTGACGCTGCGGCTCTGGCCGGGCATCGTCATCTGGCTCGCCTCGCTTTCCGTGGTGGTCGCGGCGGCGTTCACCTCGCCCGACCCCGGATGGCCTAACTGGCTGGCCGCCGTAACGCTCGTCTTCTGGAGCGGCTGGGCCGCGCGTTACCGCATTGAGGTGGGCGAGCGGCTGCACCGGGCGGAGAGCGCCGCCACCGCTGCCGCAGCCCTGGCCGAGCGGCAGCGGCTCGCCGCCGATCTGCACGACATCGTCGCGCACACGCTCGCCGTGACGGTGCTGCATCTGGGGGGTGTACGACTGGCGCTCGAGCACGATCCCAAGGAAGCGGCGGCGGGGATCGCCGAGGCCGAGCGCCTCGCCCGGCAGAGCATGGCGGAGCTGCGGAAGGTGGTCAGTGTCCTTGCCGAGGAAGGCTCCGATCCTGCCGTGGTCGCTCCCCAGCCCACCGCGCCCCGGCTTCCCGAACTCTTCGAGGAGTACCGGACGGCGGGTCTGGAATTCGACGCGAGCGTCGACGGTGAGCTGTCGGCGGTGGGCCCGACGAGCGGGATGGTGCTCTACCGGCTGGTTCAGGAGGCACTGGCCAACGCGAGCCGCCACGCTCCCCGATGTCCCGTCGAGGTACGGGTGCGCATCTCGGAGGAAGGTGCTGTGCGGGCCACGGTCTCCAATCCCTTGCCCGACCGCCCACCTCGGCACAATGGCGGCATGGGACTTCGCGCGATGGCCGACAGGGTGCGCATGGTCGGTGGCCACGTCACTGCCGGCCCAGAGGACGACCGGTGGGTCGTGCGGACGGAGCTGCCCGCATGA